The DNA segment CGCCTATTCTCTTGGAATAGGCAGGCTTCAAATTACGAGTCAAAGGGCGAATACCTCTAACGGCTTGCCAGCAGAGAATTTAGGCTTTCAGTATCTTCATCAAGTCTGAACTGCCTTATTTGTCGGCCCTTGGGAAGGCCTTTTACTTCCCGCGACAGATGCATAGTGTATCAACTTCGGTAATAGAATGCCATATTGAAGGGTGATTGGGCAAGCGTTTCGAGACACCGGCTAAAGAAAAGTGACATCCCTGATTCTTGCAAAGTGTTAAAGCCGGAAATCAAGTGAAAACAATCAGTAGCAACTAATATCATTCAAGCCGGCGGATGCAGACCGTGCTAATTGTCGAGAAAGAAATAACGGACGACATGGTAGAAGAAAAAATAAGGGAACTAAAGCCAATCCACCCTGAACTTGCACAGGTGGCAGAAACAATACACCAGATGGATCTAAAAACAACCGTCAACACTATCCTTGTAGTGGATGCGCTTGAGGCGCTGCTAAAGGTCCACGCAATGCGCGAGGCAAGAGGGAAGGCTCTCACTGAAGAAACGTCACAGGAAATTGTCAGGCAGCTACGGCCAAAGCATCCAATATTAGCCGCGGTCATTGAGCGAGGACATAAAATGGACCTGCGCGAGACGTTTGCAGCCATGATTGTCCTTGATGCCATGAAGTGGATATTAAAAATCCACGCCGCAAGGCTCGCTACTGACTAGGCAAAAAGGCGCGTCCTGACTCAGGTAGCCAGAGGCGCGTACCACCTCCCACCTTTTTCAAATTTTAGCTCAAGTTAAAATGGTTCTTGGTCGACTTGTCGTAGAACTTGCTGGTCTCGATTGACTTGAACACCCAGAATGCAATCAATGCGCCTATCACAGGAGCAATCCAGTAAATCCAGTTATCAGCAAAGTCTCCAAAGACAAGAGCCGGCCCAAACGAGCGCGCGGGATTCACTGAGCCGCCGGAGACGTTCATTCCGACGATGGTGTCCACTGGAATTACTGCGCCTATCGTAATTCCACCAA comes from the Nitrososphaera sp. genome and includes:
- a CDS encoding aquaporin, whose translation is MKNDKRLCLVEHGGKSFGGITIGAVIPVDTIVGMNVSGGSVNPARSFGPALVFGDFADNWIYWIAPVIGALIAFWVFKSIETSKFYDKSTKNHFNLS